In the Gossypium arboreum isolate Shixiya-1 chromosome 10, ASM2569848v2, whole genome shotgun sequence genome, one interval contains:
- the LOC108452630 gene encoding protein DESIGUAL 2-like — MARNYGFLICLLIMALDITAGVLGIEAEIAENKVKHLRMWIFECRDPSLQAFKLGLAASVLLGLAHVTGNLLGGCVCIWTKRDLDEASANKQLAVASLIFSWIILAVGFTMLIIGTLYNSKSRKTCGITHHRLFSIGGILCFIHGLFTVAYYVSATAAGREAKANGSRGITA, encoded by the exons ATGGCAAGAAACTATGgttttttgatttgtttattgatTATGGCTTTGGACATTACTGCTGGAGTACTTGGCATTGAAGCTGAAATAGCTGAAAACAAG GTGAAGCATTTGAGGATGTGGATTTTTGAATGTAGAGACCCAAGTTTACAAGCTTTCAAGCTAGGACTTGCAGCATCTGTACTACTTGGTCTGGCTCATGTTACTGGGAACTTACTTGGTGGTTGTGTGTGCATTTGGACAAAGAGAGATTTAGACGAAGCATCTGCTAACAAACAATTAGCTGTGGCTTCCCTTATTTTCTCATG GATAATATTAGCAGTGGGATTCACAATGCTGATCATAGGGACACTGTACAACTCAAAGTCGAGGAAAACATGTGGCATAACCCACCATCGGCTCTTTTCCATTGGAGGGATTCTATGTTTCATTCATGGACTTTTCACCGTTGCTTACTATGTATCAGCCACCGCAGCTGGCCGAGAAGCTAAAGCAAATGGGTCTCGAGGCATCACTGCTTAA
- the LOC108450005 gene encoding protein HEAT-STRESS-ASSOCIATED 32: MSLYYRWKNFEEDEDRPEKPRRFGVTEMRGPNHTLLTQNVLQDIFESMGQFVDGLKFSGGSHSLMPKSFLKQVIDMAHQHNVYVSTGDWAEHLIRKGPSAFKDFVEECKQMGFDTIELNVTSLEVPEDTLLRYVRLIKSGGLKAKPQFAVKFKKSDIPIGGDRAFGAYVPPPPRSTELVEDVDLLIRRAERCLEAGADMIMIDADDLCKHADSVRADVIAKVIGRLGLEKTMFDASNARASEWFVKQYGPKVNLFVDHSQVMDLECLRGCNLGKNHNSVLGSSYFLF, from the exons ATGTCGCTTTATTACAGATGGAAGAATTTCGAGGAAGACGAGGATCGACCCGAAAAGCCTCGCCGGTTTGGGGTCACTGAAATGCGAGGACCCAATCATACTCTCTTGACCCAGAACGTTCTTCAG GATATATTTGAATCAATGGGTCAATTTGTTGATGGGTTGAAGTTTTCCGGGGGTTCTCACAGTTTAATGCCTAAATCGTTTTTGAAACAAGTGATTGATATGGCTCATCAACATAATGTTTATGTTAGTACTGGTGATTGGGCTGAACATTTGATTCGTAAAGGTCCTTCGGCTTTTAAAGATTTTGTTGAA GAGTGTAAGCAAATGGGGTTTGATACAATTGAGTTGAATGTGACATCACTTGAAGTTCCTGAAGATACACTCTTGAGATATGTGAGATTGATTAAAAGTGGTGGCTTAAAAGCTAAGCCTCAGTTTGCTGTCAAGTTTAAAAAGTCTGATATACCTATTGGTGGTGATAGAGCATTTGGAGCTTATGTTCCTCCTCCTCCAAGATCTACTG AACTTGTTGAAGATGTTGACCTATTGATCAGGAGGGCTGAGAGATGTTTAGAAGCTGGTGCAGACATGATTATGATCGATGCAGATGATCTATGCAAACATGCTGATTCAGTACGGGCGGATGTAATTGCAAAGGTTATTGGTCGTCTAGGTCTTGAGAAGACAATGTTTGATGCTTCAAATGCTAGAGCCTCTGAATGGTTTGTCAAGCAATATGGACCAAAG GTGAACCTCTTTGTGGATCACTCTCAAGTAATGGATTTAGAGTGTCTCAGAGGATGCAACCTTGGAAAAAATCACAACTCGGTTCTTGGTTCGTCGTATTTTCTGTTCTGA
- the LOC108451361 gene encoding calcium/calmodulin-regulated receptor-like kinase 1, giving the protein MKTFELGLVFGTTIGVGVGFILAMAIAWYIMYRKKRFDRSHDTEKVCPRADNHPIRINGSDSSTVLSDSNQSRDSPRTSEWSNMPQWLEGLRRKSVASACGIPKYSYKELQKATWNFTTNIGEGAFGPVYKAQITTGQTVAVKVLATDSKQGALEFLTEVLLLGRLHHRNLVNLMGYCAERGLHMLVYVYMSNGSLASHLYNEKHEPLTWNLRVQIALDVARGLEYLHYGAVPPVVHRDIKSSNILLDHFMNARVADFGISRQEKSALHSSSDIKGTFGYVDPEYISTSIFTKKSDVYSFGVLLFELMSGNNAQKNLMEYVEFVALGVEDNEGWEEIADPRLEGKFDVQQLNFMGGLAYNCVNPVSRKRPSMREIVLALSEIRKPRNSETYRVITEETTFELDLQGTFDSSLTER; this is encoded by the exons ATGAAAACTTTCGAGTTGGGATTAGTTTTTGGCACCACCATTGGAGTAGGAGTTGGTTTTATTTTGGCCATGGCTATTGCATGGTACATTATGTACCGAAAGAAACGTTTCGATCGATCTCATGATACAGAAAAGGTTTGTCCAAGGGCTGACAATCACCCCATCCGTATTAATGGATCGGATTCCAGCACAGTATTGTCGGATTCTAACCAGAGTCGAGATTCCCCTAGGACATCTGAATGGAGTAACATGCCCCAATGGTTAGAAGGGCTTCGGAGGAAGAGTGTGGCATCCGCATGCGGCATACCAAAATACTCTTACAA AGAGCTACAAAAAGCGACATGGAATTTTACGACGAATATAGGTGAAGGGGCATTTGGTCCTGTTTATAAAGCTCAAATAACAACTGGTCAGACAGTTGCTGTTAAAGTGCTTGCTACTGATTCCAAGCAAGGGGCATTGGAATTCCTTACAGAG GTTCTGTTGCTTGGAAGATTACACCATAGGAACCTCGTGAACTTGATGGGGTATTGTGCTGAAAGAGGGCTGCATATGCTTGTTTATGTTTATATGAGCAATGGAAGCCTTGCCTCCCATTTATACA ACGAAAAACATGAGCCTTTGACCTGGAATCTGAGGGTACAGATAGCTCTAGATGTGGCAAGGGGTTTGGAATATCTTCATTATGGG GCTGTTCCACCAGTAGTGCACCGAGACATCAAATCGTCGAATATTTTGTTGGATCACTTCATGAACGCTAGA GTAGCTGACTTTGGGATTTCAAGGCAGGAGAAGAGTGCTTTGCATTCTTCATCTGATATTAAAGGAACTTTCGGTTACGTAGACCCAGAATACATATCTACATCAATTTTTACTAAGAAAAGTGATGTTTACAGTTTCGGGGTTCTCCTATTTGAACTAATGAGTGGCAATAATGCACAAAAGAATCTCATGGAATACGTAGAGTTT GTGGCTCTTGGCGTAGAGGACAATGAAGGGTGGGAAGAGATTGCAGACCCTAGACTTGAAGGAAAATTTGATGTTCAACAACTAAATTTTATGGGTGGTCTTGCTTATAATTGTGTAAATCCTGTTTCAAGAAAAAGGCCCTCAATGAGGGAGATTGTGTTGGCACTGTCCGAGATTCGTAAGCCAAGGAACTCGGAAACCTACCGGGTTATAACAGAAGAAACTACTTTCGAACTGGACTTACAAGGGACTTTTGATTCTTCCTTAACTGAAAGATGA
- the LOC108451362 gene encoding alpha-farnesene synthase-like, which produces MECNKQVQVVDDEQQVVSCHLKSASFDEIQQRRSANYKPNIWQYDFLQSLPTIYDGVEYKLRAENLKENVKDIFVEAKDQLAKLELIDIIRKLGLGDVFAEETHKALQTVVSSMKNNKNGEEEELYMTALRFKLLRLHGYDVSQDVFNAVSITKCSDIKGLLELFEASYLAFEGETILDEAKAFSMEALRNVYPTLDLNLAKEVAHALELPMHWRVQWFDVKWRITMYETYNKNIDKRFLELAKLNFNAVQAILQKDLREISRWWRDLRIMEGLNFTRDRLAESFLCSVGLTYEPQYSCFRKCLTKITTMILIIDDVYDVYGSIEELEQFTEAVDRWDSSKTQDLPECMKTCFQALYDITNEIASDIQELNGWQVQALLHMRKAWTGFCKALFVEAKWYNKVYSPSLEEYLSNALISSGAIVISIHSMLSVGSTDEKIINLLGKDEDLVYNISIITRLYNDLGTSMAEKERGDAPSSIHCYMREMNVSEKEAEEHIKSMINNTWKKINGQCLKNQSHNLLPCSFVKVTTNVARMVQCLYQFGDGFGVQDQETRNHIISLLIEPFNLDNTAKDEENKGKKKSEGYSKVQI; this is translated from the exons ATGGAGTGTAATAAGCAAGTGCAGGTAGTAGATGATGAGCAGCAAGTTGTAAGTTGCCACTTGAAATCAGCATCCTTTGATGAGATCCAACAAAGACGATCTGCAAATTATAAGCCTAACATTTGGCAATATGATTTCTTACAATCCCTTCCAACCATATATGAT GGTGTGGAATATAAGTTAAGGGCTGAGAATTTGAAAGAGAATGTGAAGGACATTTTTGTGGAAGCAAAGGACCAATTAGCCAAATTGGAGCTGATTGACATTATCAGAAAACTAGGCCTTGGGGACGTTTTTGCAGAGGAAACGCATAAAGCTTTACAAACTGTAGTATCTTCCATGAAAAACAACAAAAATGGTGAAGAAGAAGAACTCTATATGACTGCTTTACGCTTCAAGCTCCTTAGGCTGCATGGCTACGACGTTTCACAAG ATGTATTCAATGCAGTCTCAATAACCAAATGCAGTGACATCAAGGGATTGCTTGAACTCTTTGAAGCTTCGTATCTAGCTTTTGAAGGAGAAACCATTTTGGATGAAGCTAAAGCTTTTTCAATGGAAGCTCTTAGGAATGTTTATCCTACACTGGATTTGAACTTAGCTAAGGAAGTTGCTCATGCTTTGGAACTTCCAATGCATTGGAGAGTACAGTGGTTTGATGTTAAATGGCGCATCACCATGTATGAAACATACAATAAAAACATAGACAAACGCTTTCTTGAATTGGCTAAACTTAACTTTAACGCAGTCCAAGCCATACTTCAGAAAGATCTAAGGGAAATTTCCAG GTGGTGGAGGGACCTAAGGATAATGGAGGGTTTAAACTTTACAAGGGATCGATTGGCTGAAAGTTTCTTATGCTCAGTTGGACTTACTTACGAGCCTCAATACAGTTGTTTCAGAAAATGTCTCACTAAGATTACCACCATGATATTAATCATAGATGATGTTTATGATGTTTATGGTTCCATTGAAGAGCTAGAGCAATTCACCGAGGCTGTTGAcag GTGGGATTCAAGCAAAACTCAGGATCTACCCGAGTGCATGAAAACATGCTTTCAAGCTCTATACGATATTACCAATGAAATTGCTTCAGACATACAAGAACTCAATGGTTGGCAAGTCCAAGCACTACTTCATATGAGGAAAGCG TGGACAGGATTTTGTAAAGCACTATTTGTAGAAGCAAAATGGTATAATAAAGTATATAGTCCTTCCCTTGAAGAATATTTAAGCAATGCATTAATTTCATCAGGAGCCATTGTGATTTCCATTCACTCAATGCTCTCAGTGGGGAGTACTGATGAAAAAATTATCAATCTATTGGGAAAAGATGAAGATCTTGTTTACAACATCAGCATCATAACACGACTTTACAACGATTTAGGAACTTCAATG GCGGAGAAAGAGAGAGGGGATGCACCATCATCAATCCATTGTTACATGCGAGAAATGAATGTTTCAGAGAAAGAAGCTGAAGAACATATCAAGAGCATGATCAACAACACATGGAAGAAAATAAATGGGCAATGTTTGAAGAATCAATCACATAATTTGCTCCCATGTTCTTTTGTTAAGGTTACTACTAACGTTGCACGTATGGTGCAATGTCTGTATCAGTTTGGTGATGGGTTCGGCGTTCAAGACCAAGAGACTCGAAACCATATCATTTCTCTTTTAATTGAGCCATTCAATTTGGATAATACTGCAAAGGATGAGGAAAATAAGGGAAAGAAGAAAAGTGAAGGCTACTCTAAAGTACAAATTTGA
- the LOC108452863 gene encoding uncharacterized protein LOC108452863 isoform X2: MSKKKAFSGSTMTLKDFHGGSIPSDLPLPSAPGVTVRPTDRSGYDRATSWGNQVGRPDHRARPNSSPATRHFDDKSPFLTSSVHIGRYFDEDERKPLDGVSAPRRTIADESLGVPVSQMELKPESAYAGRVSGRYGSASVSSSMGGSGNLYSSRVSEAAAVDVNSQSSGGNRVQAVSGWYPNAWAARKEATASAAETVQSVWSEQSAVSKLAHASAMEKISSGRWQSKQSIQYQKDVDVSKHSETETGLHSQVYDVNAVAGREHSNVISARQVERGVNVEHGINGGRKVSPDYERNPRPNYLEVKENRSVIYGDGIQSARSDGKFGGSKLQPSPSEASERPKLKLLPRTKPLDNLEPPVVDAKQQQLSESVLTHAGIGSDSYGYVNTVKPGSAGSENGNQAVERPKLNLKPRSQPVEQLEGNIEKERNVLFGGARPRELVLKERGIDDSIHEPDQHPDRVVKHNVSRSEKVAEQAAPRPSERVGNPPVDQRAGRKSERNHGVYNERVDTQRRNRPNENRRNDKEIERQQRQERQPSPETWRKPAEQPKPVSPEAAGVRYGKAASALELAQAFSKSFSDQKTDDRYAGQRGLPGRPQMPFSRLMGSTPRPQINGY; this comes from the exons ATGTCAAAGAAGAAAGCTTTCAGTGGCAGTACCATGACTTTAAAAGATTTTCACGGCGGTTCTATCCCTAGTGATCTTCCTTTACCTTCTGCCCCTGGCGT GACTGTTAGGCCTACCGATCGTTCAGGTTATGATAGAGCAACATCATGGGGAAACCAGGTTGGCCGACCCGATCATCGTGCCCGGCCCAACTCGTCACCTGCAACTAGGCATTTTGATGATAAATCTCCATTTCTTACTAGTTCAGTTCATATTGGTCGTTATTTTGATGAAGATGAAAGGAAGCCGTTGGATGGGGTTTCTGCCCCGCGTAGAACTATTGCCGATGAGAGTTTAGGGGTTCCTGTTAGTCAGATGGAGCTGAAGCCTGAGTCTGCTTATGCAGGGAGGGTTTCGGGTCGGTATGGGTCTGCTTCAGTGTCTTCGTCGATGGGTGGTTCAGGGAATCTGTACTCTAGTCGAGTGTCCGAGGCTGCTGCTGTTGATGTAAATTCTCAGAGTTCTGGGGGGAACCGTGTGCAGGCTGTTTCTGGTTGGTATCCTAATGCATGGGCAGCTAGGAAGGAGGCGACAGCGAGTGCTGCCGAGACTGTACAATCTGTATGGTCTGAACAAAGTGCTGTCTCGAAGTTGGCTCATGCTAGTGCTATGGAAAAGATTTCCTCAGGTAGATGGCAGTCAAAGCAATCTATTCAATATCAGAAAGATGTCGATGTTAGTAAACATTCTGAAACAGAAACCGGCTTGCACTCCCAGGTTTATGATGTGAATGCTGTGGCTGGGAGGGAACATTCTAATGTGATATCGGCAAGGCAAGTTGAAAGGGGTGTGAATGTCGAACATGGAATTAACGGTGGTAGAAAGGTGTCACCAGACTATGAGAGGAATCCTCGTCCTAACTATTTGGAAGTTAAAGAAAATAGATCAGTAATATATGGTGATGGAATTCAGTCAGCTCGATCAGATGGCAAATTTGGTGGTTCTAAGTTGCAGCCATCACCGTCAGAAGCATCTGAGCGGCCCAAGTTGAAGTTACTTCCTCGCACCAAGCCATTGGATAATCTAGAACCACCTGTTGTTGATGCTAAGCAG CAGCAGTTGAGCGAATCTGTTCTTACTCATGCTGGAATTGGTAGTGATTCATATGGATATGTGAATACTGTGAAACCTGGTTCAGCTGGCAGTGAGAATGGGAACCAGGCAGTGGAGCGTCCTAAGCTGAATTTAAAGCCTCGATCACAGCCTGTTGAACAGTTGGAGGGTAACATTGAGAAAGAAAG AAATGTGTTGTTCGGCGGTGCTCGCCCACGAGAACTG GTTCTGAAGGAGAGAGGGATTGATGACAGCATCCATGAGCCGGACCAACATCCTGATAG GGTCGTCAAACATAATGTTTCGAGGAGTGAAAAAGTAGCAGAGCAAGCAGCTCCTCGTCCCAGTGAAAGAGTTGGGAATCCTCCTGTTGATCAGAGAGCTGGAAGAAAATCTGAGAGAAACCATGGTGTTTACAATGAAAGAGTTGATACGCAGAGGAGGAACCGGCCTAATGAAAACCGGCGGAATGACAAGGAAATTGAGAGGCAGCAGCGGCAGGAGAGGCAGCCATCACCTGAGACCTGGCGTAAGCCTGCGGAGCAGCCTAAACCAGTCTCTCCTGAAGCTGCTGGTGTTCGCTATGGAAAAGCAGCATCAGCTTTGGAGCTTGCTCAAGCCTTTTCCAAATCATTCTCAGATCAGAAAACAGATGATCGATATGCGGGGCAAAGGGGTCTTCCTGGCCGTCCTCAAATGCCCTTTTCTCGGCTGATGGGTTCAACTCCAAGGCCTCAGATAAATGGTTACTAA
- the LOC108452863 gene encoding uncharacterized protein LOC108452863 isoform X1, whose protein sequence is MSKKKAFSGSTMTLKDFHGGSIPSDLPLPSAPGVTVRPTDRSGYDRATSWGNQVGRPDHRARPNSSPATRHFDDKSPFLTSSVHIGRYFDEDERKPLDGVSAPRRTIADESLGVPVSQMELKPESAYAGRVSGRYGSASVSSSMGGSGNLYSSRVSEAAAVDVNSQSSGGNRVQAVSGWYPNAWAARKEATASAAETVQSVWSEQSAVSKLAHASAMEKISSGRWQSKQSIQYQKDVDVSKHSETETGLHSQVYDVNAVAGREHSNVISARQVERGVNVEHGINGGRKVSPDYERNPRPNYLEVKENRSVIYGDGIQSARSDGKFGGSKLQPSPSEASERPKLKLLPRTKPLDNLEPPVVDAKQEQQQLSESVLTHAGIGSDSYGYVNTVKPGSAGSENGNQAVERPKLNLKPRSQPVEQLEGNIEKERNVLFGGARPRELVLKERGIDDSIHEPDQHPDRVVKHNVSRSEKVAEQAAPRPSERVGNPPVDQRAGRKSERNHGVYNERVDTQRRNRPNENRRNDKEIERQQRQERQPSPETWRKPAEQPKPVSPEAAGVRYGKAASALELAQAFSKSFSDQKTDDRYAGQRGLPGRPQMPFSRLMGSTPRPQINGY, encoded by the exons ATGTCAAAGAAGAAAGCTTTCAGTGGCAGTACCATGACTTTAAAAGATTTTCACGGCGGTTCTATCCCTAGTGATCTTCCTTTACCTTCTGCCCCTGGCGT GACTGTTAGGCCTACCGATCGTTCAGGTTATGATAGAGCAACATCATGGGGAAACCAGGTTGGCCGACCCGATCATCGTGCCCGGCCCAACTCGTCACCTGCAACTAGGCATTTTGATGATAAATCTCCATTTCTTACTAGTTCAGTTCATATTGGTCGTTATTTTGATGAAGATGAAAGGAAGCCGTTGGATGGGGTTTCTGCCCCGCGTAGAACTATTGCCGATGAGAGTTTAGGGGTTCCTGTTAGTCAGATGGAGCTGAAGCCTGAGTCTGCTTATGCAGGGAGGGTTTCGGGTCGGTATGGGTCTGCTTCAGTGTCTTCGTCGATGGGTGGTTCAGGGAATCTGTACTCTAGTCGAGTGTCCGAGGCTGCTGCTGTTGATGTAAATTCTCAGAGTTCTGGGGGGAACCGTGTGCAGGCTGTTTCTGGTTGGTATCCTAATGCATGGGCAGCTAGGAAGGAGGCGACAGCGAGTGCTGCCGAGACTGTACAATCTGTATGGTCTGAACAAAGTGCTGTCTCGAAGTTGGCTCATGCTAGTGCTATGGAAAAGATTTCCTCAGGTAGATGGCAGTCAAAGCAATCTATTCAATATCAGAAAGATGTCGATGTTAGTAAACATTCTGAAACAGAAACCGGCTTGCACTCCCAGGTTTATGATGTGAATGCTGTGGCTGGGAGGGAACATTCTAATGTGATATCGGCAAGGCAAGTTGAAAGGGGTGTGAATGTCGAACATGGAATTAACGGTGGTAGAAAGGTGTCACCAGACTATGAGAGGAATCCTCGTCCTAACTATTTGGAAGTTAAAGAAAATAGATCAGTAATATATGGTGATGGAATTCAGTCAGCTCGATCAGATGGCAAATTTGGTGGTTCTAAGTTGCAGCCATCACCGTCAGAAGCATCTGAGCGGCCCAAGTTGAAGTTACTTCCTCGCACCAAGCCATTGGATAATCTAGAACCACCTGTTGTTGATGCTAAGCAG GAGCAGCAGCAGTTGAGCGAATCTGTTCTTACTCATGCTGGAATTGGTAGTGATTCATATGGATATGTGAATACTGTGAAACCTGGTTCAGCTGGCAGTGAGAATGGGAACCAGGCAGTGGAGCGTCCTAAGCTGAATTTAAAGCCTCGATCACAGCCTGTTGAACAGTTGGAGGGTAACATTGAGAAAGAAAG AAATGTGTTGTTCGGCGGTGCTCGCCCACGAGAACTG GTTCTGAAGGAGAGAGGGATTGATGACAGCATCCATGAGCCGGACCAACATCCTGATAG GGTCGTCAAACATAATGTTTCGAGGAGTGAAAAAGTAGCAGAGCAAGCAGCTCCTCGTCCCAGTGAAAGAGTTGGGAATCCTCCTGTTGATCAGAGAGCTGGAAGAAAATCTGAGAGAAACCATGGTGTTTACAATGAAAGAGTTGATACGCAGAGGAGGAACCGGCCTAATGAAAACCGGCGGAATGACAAGGAAATTGAGAGGCAGCAGCGGCAGGAGAGGCAGCCATCACCTGAGACCTGGCGTAAGCCTGCGGAGCAGCCTAAACCAGTCTCTCCTGAAGCTGCTGGTGTTCGCTATGGAAAAGCAGCATCAGCTTTGGAGCTTGCTCAAGCCTTTTCCAAATCATTCTCAGATCAGAAAACAGATGATCGATATGCGGGGCAAAGGGGTCTTCCTGGCCGTCCTCAAATGCCCTTTTCTCGGCTGATGGGTTCAACTCCAAGGCCTCAGATAAATGGTTACTAA